In one window of Mobiluncus massiliensis DNA:
- a CDS encoding cytochrome c biogenesis CcdA family protein, with protein sequence MDSVTFAVAYAGGILTLFSPCSALLIPSFFSYAFSSKTKLASRTAVFFLGLMAGLLPTGAAFGAIGAVLNAKLRGLTVWAGLIIVLFGLWQALALPVPNFGSLQSRWQLWKQRRAAQRATRRAPVSGESPRDVNTPVERTSPAAIFLLGLTYGVAATGCQAPILGSILAFSVSGGSPVTGFFTMFAFGLGMFTPVAVLSFLWNLIPNRVLRPRPLKVLGRDSTVGNLVSGLLITLLGLIMMLSGPGGLATSLLSASAQSNLEFAVQRTLSGIPNWLFWLLAALLAAFIVVYLWGKRRPHPSEDTAPDPAS encoded by the coding sequence ATGGACTCAGTAACCTTCGCGGTGGCGTACGCCGGAGGGATTCTGACCCTGTTTTCACCCTGTTCGGCCCTGCTGATTCCGTCATTCTTTTCTTATGCTTTTTCCTCAAAGACGAAACTGGCGTCCCGCACCGCCGTGTTTTTCCTGGGGCTCATGGCGGGATTGCTGCCCACCGGGGCCGCTTTCGGCGCCATCGGAGCGGTGCTAAACGCGAAACTGCGCGGCCTGACCGTGTGGGCGGGGCTAATCATCGTCCTGTTCGGGCTGTGGCAGGCCTTGGCACTACCGGTACCGAACTTTGGGAGCCTGCAAAGCCGGTGGCAGCTGTGGAAACAGCGCCGCGCCGCGCAACGCGCCACCCGGCGAGCCCCGGTTTCGGGCGAATCCCCGCGGGATGTGAACACCCCGGTCGAACGTACCTCCCCGGCAGCGATTTTCCTGCTAGGACTGACATACGGGGTCGCCGCGACCGGCTGCCAAGCCCCGATTTTGGGCTCTATCCTCGCTTTCAGCGTCAGCGGCGGCTCCCCGGTGACCGGATTTTTTACCATGTTTGCGTTCGGCCTGGGGATGTTTACCCCGGTCGCCGTGCTGTCATTCTTGTGGAATCTGATTCCGAATCGGGTACTGCGCCCTCGCCCCCTCAAGGTTTTGGGTCGGGATTCCACCGTAGGGAACCTGGTTTCCGGACTATTGATAACCCTGTTGGGGCTGATAATGATGCTGTCGGGTCCCGGCGGTCTGGCTACTTCCCTGCTGTCCGCCAGCGCCCAGTCCAATCTGGAGTTCGCGGTGCAACGCACCCTCTCCGGGATTCCCAACTGGCTGTTCTGGTTGCTCGCGGCGCTGCTGGCCGCTTTCATAGTGGTCTACCTGTGGGGAAAGCGCCGCCCCCACCCTTCTGAGGACACCGCGCCCGACCCCGCCTCGTGA
- a CDS encoding CBS domain-containing protein: MSRDEVERVFVGRLGGTAVFDPIGDPVGKVYDVVVLLHRRPPVAVGLVVEVTRAHRVFVPITRVTAIKSGAVITTGLVNLRRFQARPLETCAIQDVLDRVVTLKDGSGQAQILDLGIERQKDRTWAVTELYVARSRRGAFRTRLGETLHVGIEEVTGLTVGGADQAADSLLATLGDMKPADMADALHDLSDSRMLSVASQLPDSRLADVLEELEEDDQVKIVSSLDPARAADVLDVMQPDDAADLVAELPQEVAANLLELMEPEEAKDVRRLLAYDEETAGGLMTTEPVVLAPDDTVATMLAHVQRRDIPPALAAIAMIARPPLETPTGKFIGVVHLQRALREPPHIMLGNIVDTDLEAVTPDRSVDYLTRTMATYNLTAIPVVGPTSGSLLGAVSVDDVLDHLLPDDWRWDDRAEAEQAAIAEAEAAAGDEETQQDTASALASDDAEGAPGDEDDDPALLHPMSTVSANSARPPQTPQETGKEAGKEVSPDV; this comes from the coding sequence GTGAGCAGAGACGAAGTGGAACGCGTCTTCGTGGGACGCCTAGGGGGAACCGCCGTGTTCGATCCCATTGGGGATCCGGTGGGAAAAGTTTATGACGTGGTGGTTTTGCTGCACCGTCGGCCGCCTGTCGCTGTCGGTTTAGTGGTGGAGGTAACGCGTGCTCACCGAGTTTTCGTACCCATCACCCGGGTCACCGCCATCAAATCCGGTGCCGTCATTACGACCGGGCTGGTAAACCTGCGCCGTTTCCAGGCCCGGCCCTTGGAAACCTGCGCGATTCAAGACGTGCTGGATCGGGTTGTGACGCTGAAGGACGGTTCGGGTCAGGCTCAGATTCTGGACTTGGGTATCGAGCGGCAAAAGGACCGGACCTGGGCTGTCACTGAACTTTACGTGGCTCGGTCCCGCCGGGGGGCTTTCCGCACCAGGCTTGGGGAAACCTTGCATGTGGGAATCGAAGAAGTCACCGGTTTGACCGTGGGGGGCGCTGATCAAGCGGCGGATTCCCTGCTGGCCACGTTGGGCGACATGAAACCCGCCGATATGGCTGACGCCCTGCACGATTTGTCCGATTCGCGGATGCTTTCGGTCGCTTCCCAGCTGCCCGATAGCCGCTTGGCTGACGTGCTGGAAGAGTTGGAGGAGGACGATCAGGTTAAGATTGTTTCCTCCCTGGATCCGGCGCGAGCCGCCGATGTTTTGGATGTTATGCAGCCTGACGATGCCGCCGACCTGGTGGCTGAACTGCCACAGGAAGTCGCGGCGAACCTGCTGGAACTGATGGAGCCGGAAGAGGCGAAAGACGTGCGGCGTTTGCTGGCCTACGATGAGGAAACGGCCGGCGGTCTGATGACCACCGAACCGGTGGTGCTGGCTCCGGACGATACAGTCGCCACCATGCTCGCGCACGTGCAGCGCCGAGACATTCCCCCCGCTCTGGCCGCTATCGCGATGATTGCCCGCCCGCCCCTAGAGACCCCCACCGGAAAATTTATCGGGGTCGTTCACCTGCAGCGAGCTTTACGCGAACCGCCCCACATCATGCTGGGAAACATTGTCGACACTGACCTGGAGGCCGTGACTCCGGATCGGTCGGTAGACTACCTGACGCGTACCATGGCGACCTATAACCTGACCGCTATCCCGGTCGTGGGACCCACCTCCGGTTCCCTGCTGGGAGCTGTCTCGGTTGACGACGTTTTGGACCACCTGCTGCCTGACGACTGGCGGTGGGATGACCGCGCCGAAGCCGAACAAGCCGCTATTGCGGAAGCCGAAGCCGCCGCCGGAGACGAGGAAACACAACAGGACACCGCTTCTGCCTTGGCCTCTGACGATGCGGAAGGCGCTCCCGGCGATGAGGACGATGACCCCGCCCTTCTCCACCCGATGAGCACCGTCTCGGCAAATTCGGCCCGTCCCCCACAGACACCCCAGGAAACAGGTAAAGAAGCAGGTAAGGAGGTCAGCCCCGATGTCTAA
- a CDS encoding anaerobic ribonucleoside-triphosphate reductase activating protein: protein MNTGCIDDQNETDCPLTGLVIAGVTPFSTVDWPGKLAASVFLQGCPWNCGYCQNFAIIDPRAPSGYEEADLWELLGRRRGLLDGVVFSGGEPTRQAALVPAARQARDLGFLVGLHTGGAYPQRLAQLLDAGLLDWVGLDVKGLPQNYPQVVGRPQAHRAGTDAWQALDLVLAAYRAGTLPDYEVRVTAYPGTDAGDTNPSALPALARALQERGVERLALQQARPDGTRPEFQELYAADQNQSFAADLADRAGELKAMFTHFEFRGSAD from the coding sequence GTGAACACAGGCTGCATTGATGACCAGAATGAAACCGATTGCCCGCTCACGGGTTTGGTTATCGCCGGGGTGACGCCGTTTTCCACGGTGGATTGGCCGGGGAAACTGGCCGCCAGCGTGTTCCTCCAAGGCTGCCCCTGGAACTGCGGATATTGCCAAAATTTTGCCATCATTGACCCGCGGGCGCCCTCCGGTTACGAAGAGGCGGACCTGTGGGAGCTGCTGGGGCGGCGGCGCGGTCTGCTCGACGGGGTCGTGTTTTCCGGAGGGGAACCGACCCGCCAAGCGGCGCTGGTGCCCGCCGCCCGGCAGGCGCGTGACCTCGGGTTTTTGGTGGGGCTGCACACCGGAGGGGCCTATCCGCAGCGACTGGCGCAGCTGTTGGATGCGGGGTTGCTAGACTGGGTCGGCTTGGACGTGAAAGGCCTGCCACAAAACTATCCACAAGTGGTAGGCCGTCCCCAAGCGCACCGGGCCGGCACGGACGCTTGGCAGGCGTTGGACCTGGTGTTGGCGGCGTACCGGGCCGGAACCCTGCCAGATTACGAGGTACGCGTCACCGCCTACCCCGGCACTGACGCGGGCGACACGAATCCGTCAGCCCTCCCCGCTTTGGCTCGTGCCCTGCAGGAGCGCGGGGTGGAACGCTTGGCGCTGCAGCAGGCCCGTCCCGACGGGACACGACCGGAATTTCAGGAACTTTACGCAGCGGACCAAAACCAATCTTTTGCGGCTGACTTGGCGGACCGGGCTGGGGAGCTCAAGGCAATGTTTACGCATTTTGAGTTTCGCGGTTCCGCCGATTGA
- a CDS encoding thioredoxin domain-containing protein: MSDKDKSVERSAANVWALKIIGVLAIVVLLVIAFFVGRATAPGANNPAASPSGPATASGTAAGDGQKAVADFVAQTGLVPGQDFASSVTNEGGLEAMKILRDGADEPGRTLGQPDAPVTLTVLSDFSCPMCTSWGNDTLPKLQKYVDDGTLKIQWHNMVIFADQYRSDVAAQASIAAMKQGKLWDFVRAAYGTAPEGEHPTYDENKVIQIAQSVGITDLGQFKSDMNAPETQATVSEETDSGHSVGVNGTPFFVLGDSTISGAYPIEYFEHSIEYQKFLATK; encoded by the coding sequence ATGAGCGATAAGGACAAATCTGTGGAACGTAGCGCCGCCAATGTGTGGGCTTTGAAAATTATTGGCGTCCTGGCCATTGTGGTGCTTTTAGTCATCGCGTTTTTTGTGGGGCGCGCCACGGCTCCGGGAGCAAACAACCCGGCAGCCTCCCCCAGTGGACCTGCGACGGCCAGCGGCACCGCTGCGGGCGATGGGCAAAAGGCCGTGGCGGACTTTGTGGCGCAAACGGGCTTGGTCCCCGGTCAAGACTTCGCCTCCTCGGTCACGAACGAAGGCGGCCTGGAAGCCATGAAAATCCTGCGGGACGGAGCCGATGAGCCCGGACGCACCCTGGGGCAACCCGATGCCCCGGTGACGCTGACAGTTCTGAGCGATTTTTCCTGCCCGATGTGTACCAGTTGGGGCAACGATACGTTGCCGAAACTACAAAAATATGTCGACGACGGCACCCTCAAAATTCAATGGCACAACATGGTGATATTCGCTGACCAGTATCGTTCCGACGTGGCTGCGCAGGCTTCGATTGCAGCGATGAAACAGGGCAAACTGTGGGATTTCGTGCGGGCCGCCTACGGGACCGCGCCCGAAGGTGAACACCCCACTTATGACGAAAACAAGGTCATCCAGATCGCCCAATCCGTTGGCATCACCGACTTGGGACAATTCAAGTCCGACATGAATGCCCCGGAAACCCAAGCTACCGTTTCCGAGGAAACCGATTCGGGACATTCGGTAGGAGTCAACGGCACCCCGTTCTTTGTGCTGGGGGATTCCACAATTTCTGGGGCCTACCCGATTGAGTACTTCGAGCACTCTATCGAGTACCAAAAATTCTTGGCCACAAAGTAG
- a CDS encoding pyridoxal phosphate-dependent aminotransferase: protein MKFSHRVELNEPNAVTLAQRAARRDGTLKVNLADSNPTRWGLGTPGLSPYEPDPRGPRAAREVLAAWLSARDKRTVNPDHLYLLSSTSQGYAWLTKLTTDPGERIAAPTPGYPLVETIAGLENVGVDFYPLTWVGSRWELGELNPGAVSAVVAINPNNPTGSYVHGEDRQRLLNYCVNHEVALIADEVFFDFDLPGAPTRPADRQRLAGTSEVLTFALDGMSKNLSAPGLKIAWLEVSGPQPDVAAALARLDVIADAYLPFSDVLAQHLEQYLAAVPAATRATRQRCRENLATLRDLVRTEPSGTVSLLEPEGGWNALLRFPAHVDEDALITGMIAQRGITVQPGYFFDMPFASVVSVSLLLDAPAFRPAIAALLASIADQL from the coding sequence GTGAAATTTTCTCACCGGGTGGAACTGAACGAACCCAACGCCGTGACTCTGGCCCAGCGCGCGGCCCGACGTGACGGCACGTTGAAAGTGAATCTAGCGGATTCTAATCCGACCCGCTGGGGGTTGGGCACACCGGGCTTGTCGCCCTATGAACCTGATCCGCGGGGGCCTCGGGCGGCTCGCGAGGTGCTGGCTGCCTGGCTGAGTGCGCGTGACAAACGCACCGTGAACCCCGACCATCTCTATCTCTTAAGTTCTACTTCCCAGGGCTATGCGTGGTTGACGAAGTTGACGACCGACCCTGGCGAGCGGATTGCTGCTCCGACCCCGGGATACCCGTTGGTAGAAACGATTGCGGGGTTGGAGAACGTGGGCGTCGATTTCTATCCCCTGACCTGGGTGGGGTCCCGGTGGGAGCTGGGCGAGCTCAATCCGGGGGCGGTCAGCGCGGTGGTGGCCATCAATCCGAATAATCCCACCGGCTCTTATGTACACGGGGAGGATCGTCAGCGGCTCCTCAACTACTGTGTGAATCACGAGGTAGCGCTCATCGCTGATGAAGTGTTCTTTGACTTCGACCTGCCCGGAGCGCCCACCCGACCCGCTGATCGCCAGCGCTTGGCGGGAACCTCGGAAGTGCTGACTTTTGCCCTGGACGGAATGAGTAAAAACTTGAGCGCCCCGGGGCTGAAAATCGCGTGGCTGGAAGTGTCCGGGCCGCAGCCAGACGTGGCGGCGGCGCTGGCCCGGCTGGACGTCATCGCGGATGCCTACCTGCCGTTTTCCGATGTTTTGGCGCAGCACCTGGAGCAATACCTGGCTGCTGTGCCCGCCGCGACCCGCGCCACCCGGCAACGCTGCCGCGAGAACCTTGCCACCTTGAGGGACCTTGTGCGCACGGAACCAAGCGGAACCGTGAGCCTGCTGGAACCCGAAGGCGGCTGGAACGCGCTGCTGCGATTTCCCGCCCACGTGGACGAGGACGCGCTCATCACCGGGATGATTGCCCAGCGTGGCATCACCGTGCAGCCGGGATATTTTTTCGATATGCCTTTTGCCTCAGTCGTGTCGGTATCGCTGTTGCTCGATGCCCCGGCGTTCCGCCCCGCCATCGCAGCCCTGCTGGCAAGCATTGCTGACCAGCTGTGA
- a CDS encoding ribonucleoside triphosphate reductase, producing MTATKQEPTPVFETNPRHHTVDPIETVDEYLSQADWRVNANANQGYSVGGLILNAAGKMVANYWLDKVYPAAAGAAHRDGDLHIHDLDMFAGYCAGWSLKQLLQQGFNGVSGAIASNPPRHFSSACGQIVNFLGTLQNEWAGAQAFSSFDTYMAPFVRLDNMTYAEVKQCMQELIYNLNVPSRWGSQCPFTNLTFDWTCPPDLRDEVPLTGEELCDFAYGDLQAEMDIINRAYMEVMTEGDADGRVFTFPIPTYNMTKDFDWDSPNANLLFEMTAKYGLPYFQNFINSELDPGQIRSMCCRLQLDLRELVKRGNGLFGSAEQTGSIGVVTINLARLGYLHKGDEDGLRARLRELIELASVTLERKRITIQYHMDHGLFPYTKRYLGTLDNHFSTIGVNGMNELIRNFTDDAYDITDPRGHALAARILDGVRDQMIELQESTGHMYNLEATPAEGTTYRLAKADRKRFGDKILQAGTTENPYYTNSSQLPVGFTNDPFLAEELQEELQTKYTGGTVLHLYMGEAVSSAEACKQLVRRSLTTWRTPYITITPTFSICPTHGYISGEHFTCPRCEAKGRHQDCEVWTRVMGYFRPVQSFNIGKKGEFAERQYFSESAAASHGELHSRLAEAALV from the coding sequence ATGACTGCAACGAAGCAAGAGCCGACCCCCGTTTTTGAGACGAATCCGCGCCACCACACGGTTGACCCCATTGAGACAGTGGACGAATACCTGAGCCAGGCCGACTGGCGGGTCAACGCCAACGCCAACCAGGGCTACTCAGTCGGCGGCCTGATTTTGAACGCGGCGGGCAAGATGGTGGCCAACTACTGGCTGGACAAGGTTTATCCCGCCGCGGCCGGCGCTGCCCACCGCGACGGCGACCTCCACATTCATGACCTGGATATGTTCGCCGGGTACTGCGCTGGTTGGTCGCTGAAACAGCTGCTGCAACAGGGTTTCAACGGGGTCAGCGGGGCCATTGCTTCCAATCCGCCGCGGCACTTCAGCTCGGCTTGCGGACAAATCGTGAACTTCCTGGGCACGCTGCAAAACGAGTGGGCCGGCGCCCAAGCGTTCTCTAGCTTCGACACCTACATGGCGCCCTTCGTCCGCCTGGATAACATGACGTATGCCGAGGTCAAGCAGTGCATGCAGGAACTCATCTATAACCTGAACGTCCCGAGCCGCTGGGGCAGTCAGTGTCCGTTCACGAACCTCACTTTTGACTGGACGTGCCCGCCCGACCTGCGCGACGAAGTGCCGCTCACCGGTGAGGAACTGTGCGACTTCGCCTACGGGGACCTGCAGGCCGAGATGGACATCATCAACCGTGCCTACATGGAGGTCATGACCGAGGGAGACGCGGACGGGCGTGTGTTCACCTTCCCCATTCCGACCTACAACATGACCAAGGATTTCGATTGGGATTCCCCCAACGCCAACCTGCTGTTTGAGATGACGGCAAAGTACGGGCTGCCCTATTTCCAGAACTTCATCAACTCGGAACTAGACCCCGGCCAGATTCGCTCCATGTGCTGCCGGTTGCAGCTCGACCTGCGGGAGCTGGTCAAGCGCGGTAACGGGCTGTTCGGTTCGGCAGAACAGACGGGGTCTATCGGGGTGGTGACCATCAACTTGGCGCGCCTGGGTTATCTGCACAAGGGCGACGAGGACGGTTTGCGCGCCCGCTTGCGCGAACTCATCGAGTTGGCTTCGGTGACTTTGGAACGCAAGCGCATCACCATCCAGTACCACATGGACCACGGCCTGTTCCCCTACACGAAACGCTACCTGGGGACGCTGGACAACCACTTCTCTACCATCGGGGTCAACGGCATGAACGAGCTGATCCGCAACTTCACCGACGACGCTTATGACATCACCGACCCGCGCGGACACGCCCTGGCGGCCCGGATTCTGGACGGGGTGCGCGACCAGATGATTGAACTCCAGGAGTCTACCGGACATATGTACAACCTGGAGGCGACCCCGGCCGAGGGCACCACGTACCGCCTGGCGAAAGCTGACCGGAAACGCTTCGGGGACAAAATCCTGCAGGCCGGCACGACCGAAAACCCCTACTACACGAACTCCTCGCAACTGCCGGTCGGGTTCACGAACGACCCGTTCCTGGCCGAGGAACTGCAGGAGGAACTGCAGACCAAGTACACCGGCGGCACCGTGCTGCACCTGTACATGGGCGAGGCCGTGTCCAGCGCGGAGGCTTGCAAACAGCTGGTGCGCCGCTCGCTGACCACCTGGCGCACCCCCTACATCACCATCACGCCAACGTTTAGTATCTGCCCGACGCACGGCTACATTTCCGGCGAACACTTCACCTGCCCGCGCTGCGAAGCGAAGGGCCGGCACCAAGATTGCGAGGTATGGACCCGCGTCATGGGTTACTTCCGGCCGGTTCAGTCCTTTAATATCGGCAAGAAAGGCGAGTTCGCTGAGCGGCAATATTTCAGCGAGTCGGCGGCTGCCTCTCACGGTGAGCTGCACTCGCGCTTGGCAGAAGCGGCCTTGGTCTAG
- a CDS encoding N-acetylmuramoyl-L-alanine amidase: protein MPNWEEFDTWEPTQDYPSAPPARSSSLGKLPSRRLPPVPDSDHNPDHNPADTNAANFFEEFSAAAEAAGAASANQVPQLPYGDNPGIAALLANAQNMLNADGPEQQDSHLSSPTESKTPELPATEVPEAMREVFDATLAPGEPATPTTPPARTGSTTGQGRKPTQRRPEPVHSEGWKSLVSGWDDLGATSAAAATPPKADALGTGANPLANTPQRTSKRAAAHPDADWEHLHSVSPRTPQSTLGTSSTRADLSEPHWKSLTAQTPEGPSKLRLRRVGTGTPEPRPNDGISPLVLLAGGIILSLVSVGIGVSVGMNVVPHPTVTVTATPSDFAEPNPNNPDSIGNAKPSEDPEAGAAGGLKGLKVVLDPGHNGGNAAAWQQIGANVPDGRGGQKPCNTTGTATADGYTEHEFNWKIANTLKTKLEAEGATVFLTRDSDQGVGPCVDARGQFAQKVGADVMVSIHANGTTDTAQHGFFVMISDPPLNEAQKQPASDLAAKLVKALQEGGFAPQSGGSISSGVWKRSDLATLNSAEVPAAMVELGEMRNPADAALMKSDTGQERYAQSLLDGLKAWAEAARPAASPATSPATSPDAPQQSPAAESASPAAPTGGQ from the coding sequence ATGCCCAACTGGGAGGAATTCGACACCTGGGAACCAACCCAGGACTACCCTTCTGCTCCTCCGGCGCGCTCTTCCTCTCTGGGTAAGCTCCCCAGCCGCCGCCTGCCCCCAGTCCCGGATTCTGACCACAACCCCGACCACAACCCCGCGGATACTAACGCTGCCAACTTTTTTGAAGAGTTTTCCGCCGCTGCTGAAGCAGCAGGAGCGGCCAGCGCGAACCAGGTACCCCAGCTCCCCTACGGGGACAATCCGGGGATTGCCGCCCTGCTGGCGAATGCCCAAAATATGTTAAACGCGGACGGGCCGGAACAACAGGATTCTCACTTGTCCAGCCCAACTGAATCGAAAACCCCGGAGCTTCCAGCCACGGAAGTCCCCGAAGCGATGCGCGAGGTTTTTGACGCCACCCTCGCCCCGGGGGAACCCGCCACCCCGACCACGCCGCCGGCACGAACCGGGAGCACAACCGGGCAAGGGCGCAAACCCACCCAACGCCGCCCCGAACCGGTCCATTCCGAGGGATGGAAGTCTTTGGTGTCCGGATGGGACGACCTGGGCGCGACCAGCGCCGCAGCCGCAACACCACCCAAGGCAGATGCCCTGGGGACCGGCGCAAATCCTCTCGCTAACACGCCGCAGCGAACTTCCAAACGAGCAGCGGCACACCCGGATGCAGACTGGGAACACCTCCACTCGGTCTCGCCGCGCACCCCGCAGAGCACTTTGGGCACTTCCTCCACGCGAGCGGATTTGTCCGAACCGCACTGGAAGTCCCTCACGGCCCAAACCCCGGAAGGACCGTCCAAGTTACGGTTGCGCCGGGTGGGCACAGGAACCCCTGAACCGCGGCCGAACGATGGGATTTCACCGCTGGTACTCCTGGCCGGAGGAATTATCCTGTCCCTGGTCAGCGTGGGCATAGGGGTCAGTGTGGGCATGAACGTGGTGCCGCACCCAACTGTGACCGTCACGGCTACCCCCAGCGACTTTGCCGAACCGAACCCAAACAATCCCGATTCCATCGGGAACGCCAAACCTTCCGAAGACCCCGAGGCCGGGGCGGCCGGAGGCCTGAAAGGGCTGAAAGTCGTCCTCGATCCGGGGCACAATGGCGGTAACGCCGCAGCTTGGCAGCAAATCGGGGCGAATGTTCCCGATGGGCGCGGCGGCCAAAAACCTTGCAACACCACCGGCACCGCTACCGCTGACGGCTATACCGAACATGAGTTCAACTGGAAGATTGCGAACACGCTTAAGACCAAGTTGGAGGCCGAAGGAGCCACCGTGTTCCTGACGCGCGACTCGGATCAGGGAGTGGGGCCGTGCGTGGATGCCCGTGGCCAGTTTGCGCAAAAGGTCGGGGCTGACGTCATGGTTTCCATTCACGCCAACGGGACTACGGACACGGCTCAGCACGGATTCTTTGTGATGATCTCCGACCCGCCATTGAACGAGGCCCAAAAGCAGCCCGCCTCCGATTTGGCTGCCAAACTGGTCAAGGCTTTGCAGGAGGGGGGATTCGCGCCGCAGTCCGGAGGATCTATCAGCAGCGGAGTGTGGAAACGTTCCGATTTGGCTACATTGAACTCTGCTGAGGTGCCCGCCGCAATGGTGGAACTCGGCGAGATGCGCAACCCAGCTGATGCCGCCCTGATGAAGTCGGATACCGGTCAGGAACGTTACGCCCAATCCTTGCTCGACGGCCTGAAGGCGTGGGCGGAGGCGGCCCGACCGGCTGCCAGTCCGGCGACTTCTCCTGCGACCTCACCGGACGCCCCGCAGCAGTCTCCCGCCGCGGAGTCCGCCTCCCCGGCCGCCCCCACGGGCGGACAGTAG
- a CDS encoding ATP-binding protein: MSDQLYNLTPVQMGAATVLMGIGLLAACLLTMGQWLIHRRRLATVFLLSVGILLAFYTWAFATVFIHSQTGIFLLKDRNMGWFVVVCLVLGAATMGTNYRYAEMPLLVTLTPAMPPFVTAGGVWILLTSGALTTSWLCVQVWRDWQLLHSELSPFSVKGALDRLEHGVTFANFRGRSKFANVAMEGLLGRLGLTSLTNIGTLERQLCQFRFETKSSQAGSDSPNCWEANEDGTSQLRIKEPDGRTWVLTQSRIRDGRRSWIQLLAVDVSDYMTLSYRLSAEIDALQARQKRLVRETSRLDEALSRRLILSTRSTIHDTLSQRISFVHRFLEDEVSDDERLRRLQGLLEDLPSDLSKDRVTATPEIWLETLQDLASAAELELHISGDLPPQADKARMFTEVLREAITNVLIHTTSNEMEVRLGQDASSFWMEVSNPSTVETTLTYGTGLSNLESRFEALGGSLSVFTTPRFTLRARLPR; encoded by the coding sequence ATGAGTGACCAGCTCTACAATCTCACTCCCGTCCAGATGGGAGCCGCGACCGTCCTCATGGGTATCGGCTTATTGGCGGCGTGCCTGCTCACGATGGGGCAATGGCTCATTCACCGGCGGCGTTTAGCCACGGTATTCCTGTTAAGCGTGGGGATTTTGCTGGCGTTCTATACGTGGGCGTTCGCCACCGTTTTTATCCATTCCCAGACCGGGATTTTCCTGCTCAAAGACCGAAACATGGGGTGGTTTGTGGTGGTCTGCTTGGTGCTGGGGGCGGCGACAATGGGGACAAACTACCGCTATGCCGAGATGCCCCTGCTGGTGACGCTGACCCCGGCAATGCCTCCCTTCGTCACTGCCGGAGGAGTCTGGATACTGCTCACCTCCGGGGCTTTAACGACCTCCTGGCTGTGCGTCCAGGTGTGGCGCGACTGGCAACTGCTGCATTCTGAGCTCAGTCCTTTCAGTGTCAAAGGGGCTTTGGACCGGCTGGAACACGGGGTAACGTTCGCCAACTTCCGGGGTCGCAGCAAGTTTGCCAACGTTGCGATGGAAGGGCTTTTGGGGCGTCTGGGGTTGACGTCATTGACGAACATCGGGACGCTGGAACGCCAACTATGTCAATTCAGGTTTGAGACAAAAAGTAGCCAAGCGGGCAGTGATTCGCCGAACTGCTGGGAAGCGAACGAAGATGGAACCTCCCAGCTGCGGATTAAGGAACCCGATGGGCGGACTTGGGTGCTGACCCAGAGCCGGATTCGAGACGGCCGGCGGTCTTGGATTCAACTGCTAGCTGTCGATGTCAGCGACTACATGACGCTCAGTTACCGGCTTTCAGCAGAGATTGACGCCCTGCAGGCCCGCCAAAAACGCCTGGTCAGGGAGACTTCGCGGCTCGATGAAGCCCTGTCACGCCGGCTCATTTTATCGACCCGGTCCACCATTCACGACACGCTTTCCCAGCGCATTTCTTTTGTACACCGCTTCCTGGAGGACGAAGTGTCGGATGACGAGCGCCTGCGCCGCCTCCAGGGTCTGCTGGAGGATCTACCCTCTGACCTGAGTAAGGACCGCGTCACCGCCACCCCCGAAATTTGGCTGGAAACCCTGCAAGATTTAGCCTCGGCGGCCGAACTGGAACTGCATATCTCCGGCGACCTCCCACCCCAGGCGGACAAAGCCCGGATGTTCACGGAAGTGTTGCGCGAAGCCATCACGAATGTGCTGATTCATACGACTTCCAACGAAATGGAGGTGCGTCTGGGCCAGGACGCCTCCAGCTTCTGGATGGAAGTTTCTAACCCCAGTACCGTGGAAACCACGCTGACCTACGGCACCGGCCTGAGCAACTTGGAATCCCGGTTCGAAGCCCTCGGCGGTTCCCTGTCTGTGTTCACCACCCCGCGTTTCACCCTGCGCGCCCGTCTGCCGCGCTGA